A genomic stretch from Caulobacter sp. FWC2 includes:
- a CDS encoding D-glycerate dehydrogenase has translation MAARKLKVIVTRKLPDPVETRMCELFDTELNVSDKPLTADELVDAMGRADVLVPTITDRIDSRLLSRSGDRLKLIANFGAGVDNIDVATANARGIIVTNTPGVLTEDTADLTMTLIMAASRRIVEGAEVVKSGGFHGWSPTWMLGRRLWGKRLGIIGMGRIGQAVARRAKAFGMQVHYHNRKPVSPRIAEELGCTYWESLDQMLARMDFISVNCPHTPATYHLLSARRLKLLRPHAIVVNTARGEVIDEGALANMLAKGEIAGAGLDVYEHEPAINPKLLKLPNVVLLPHMGSATVEGRIDMGEKVIVNVKTFMDGHRPPDRVIPSML, from the coding sequence ATGGCCGCCCGCAAGCTCAAAGTCATCGTCACCCGCAAACTCCCTGATCCAGTGGAGACGCGGATGTGCGAATTGTTCGATACCGAACTGAACGTCTCCGACAAACCCTTGACGGCGGATGAACTCGTCGACGCCATGGGCCGCGCCGACGTGCTGGTGCCGACGATCACCGATCGTATCGACTCCCGCCTTCTGTCGCGATCCGGCGATCGGCTCAAGCTGATCGCCAATTTCGGGGCCGGTGTGGACAATATCGACGTCGCCACGGCCAATGCGCGCGGCATCATCGTCACCAATACGCCGGGGGTTCTCACCGAAGACACCGCCGACCTGACCATGACCCTGATCATGGCCGCCTCGCGCCGGATCGTCGAAGGGGCCGAAGTGGTCAAGTCCGGCGGCTTCCATGGCTGGTCGCCGACCTGGATGCTGGGCCGCCGCCTGTGGGGCAAGCGCCTGGGCATCATCGGCATGGGCCGCATCGGCCAGGCCGTCGCCCGCCGCGCCAAGGCCTTCGGCATGCAGGTGCACTATCACAACCGCAAGCCCGTCAGCCCGCGCATCGCCGAGGAGCTGGGCTGCACCTATTGGGAAAGCCTCGACCAGATGCTGGCCCGGATGGACTTCATCTCGGTCAACTGTCCGCACACCCCGGCCACCTACCACCTGCTGTCGGCCCGTCGGCTGAAGCTGCTGCGGCCGCACGCCATCGTGGTCAACACCGCGCGCGGCGAGGTGATCGACGAAGGGGCCCTGGCCAACATGCTGGCCAAGGGGGAGATCGCCGGCGCCGGCCTCGACGTCTATGAGCACGAGCCCGCGATCAATCCCAAGCTCCTGAAGCTGCCCAATGTCGTGCTGCTGCCCCACATGGGCTCGGCCACGGTCGAGGGCCGCATCGACATGGGCGAGAAGGTCATCGTCAACGTGAAGACCTTCATGGACGGCCACCGGCCGCCGGACCGCGTGATCCCGTCGATGCTGTAG